A single Nicotiana tabacum cultivar K326 chromosome 5, ASM71507v2, whole genome shotgun sequence DNA region contains:
- the LOC142181050 gene encoding zinc finger BED domain-containing protein RICESLEEPER 2-like, producing MVVTAHWIYDQWNIQTKILNFPTPNYKGETIAKGIEACLFDWGIENASANDAAIKHLKVRIDDWKGVILGNEFLHVRCNAHILNLIVKDGLDEQIEPISSVRNMVKYIRSSLSRFSSFKSLVEKAKIDTHGSLYATSNSFFHEFFNLQNDIIKYTKSDDLILIYMAGRMKSKLEKYWGKFEDMNMLLLVAVVLNPRFKMK from the exons ATGGTTGTCACTGCACATTGGATATATGATCAATGGAATATACAAACGAAAATTCTAAACTTTCCAACACCAAATTACAAAGGTGAGACTATTGCGAAGGGAATTGAAGCATGCTTATTTGATTGGGGAATTGAGAATGCAAGTGCTAATGATGCTGCCATTAAGCATTTGAAGGTGCGTATTGATGATTGGAAAGGGGTAATACTTGGAAATGAGTTTTTGCATGTTAGATGTAATGCACATATTTTGAACTTAATCGTAAAAGATGGGTTAGATGAACAAATTGAGCCTATTTCTAGTGTAAGAAATATGGTGAAATATATTAGGTCTTCTCTTTCAAGGTTTTCTTCCTTCAAGTCACTTGTTGAAAAAGCTAAGATAGACACTCATG GTAGTTTATATGCTACTTCCAACTCTTTCTTCCATGAatttttcaatcttcaaaatGACATTATTAAGTATACAAAAAGTGATGATCTTATTTTGATTTATATGGCGGGAAGGATGAAAAGTAAGCTTGAGAAATATTGGGGTAAGTTTGAGGATATGAATATGTTGTTGCTTGTTGCTGTTGTGTTGAATCCTAGATTCAAGATGaagtag